One Bombina bombina isolate aBomBom1 chromosome 5, aBomBom1.pri, whole genome shotgun sequence DNA segment encodes these proteins:
- the LOC128659749 gene encoding gastrula zinc finger protein XlCGF26.1-like, which yields MNSYVLDNHLNSSYPSFTKGSIRMIPQTPNVLDTNDYSQTLGKSQQIFKEHGELAGTGQKPLCTESNLVIKQEDNIYALSSEMIVPEDKPHTVTEFKEEKSLKFSQMINTKEKPHTCTECGRCLTSKGSLMYHRKTHTGEKPFTCNECWKCFTSKANLISQEKTHTVEKPLTCTKRFTNTCNLKTHVRSHTGEKPFTCTKCGKCFTLKCNLKTHERIHTGEKALTCTECGKSFRLKSDLETHERIHTGEKPFTCTECGKCFTQKSDLNTHERIHTGEKPFTCTECGKEFTVKSNLKTHERIHTGVKPFTCTECGKSFPQKSHLNSHARIHTGEKAFTCTECGKSFRQKIDLKTHERIHTGEKPFTCTECGKCFPQKSHLNSHARIHTGEKPFTCTECGKSFRKKSDLKAHERIHTGEKPFTCTECGKEFTVKSNLKTHERIHTGEKPFTYL from the coding sequence acaatcacttgaatagttcatatccatccttcactaaaggaagcatcagaatgataccacaaACTCCAAACGTCTTAGACacaaatgactattcacaaacattggggaaatcacagcagatatttaaagaacatggtgaattggcaggaactgggcagaaaccattatgtacagagagtaatttagtcatcaaacaagaggacaacatttatgccttatctagtgaaatgattgtcccagaggataaaccacataCAGTTACTGAGTTTAAAGAAGAGAAAAGTCTTAAGTTTAGCCAAATGATTAATACAAAGGAGAAACCTcacacatgtacagaatgtgggagATGTTTAACATCTAAAGGAAGCCTTATGTATCACAgaaagacccacacaggggagaaacctttcacatgtaatgagtgtTGGAAATGTTTCACATCCAAGGCAAATCTTATATCTCAGGAAAAGACCCACACAGTGGAGAAACCTTTAACCTGTACAAAACGTTTTACAAACAcgtgtaatctgaaaactcatgtaaggagtcacacaggagaaaagccattcacatgtacaaagtgtggaaaatgttttacactaaagtgtaatctgaaaactcatgaaaggattcatacaggagaaaaagctttaacatgtacagagtgtggaaaaagttttagacTAAAGAGTGATCtagaaactcatgaaaggattcacacaggagaaaagcctttcacatgtacagagtgtgggaaatgttttacacaaaagagtgatctaaatactcatgaaaggattcacacaggagaaaaacctttcacatgtacagagtgtggaaaagaatTTACAGTaaaaagtaatctgaaaactcatgaaagaattcacacaggagtaaaaccttttacatgtacagagtgtggaaaaagttttccaCAAAAGAGTCATCTGAATAGTCATgcaaggattcacacaggagaaaaagctttcacatgtacagaatgtggaaaaagttttagacAAAAGATTGatctaaaaactcatgaaaggattcacacaggagaaaagcctttcacatgtacagagtgtgggaaatgttttccaCAAAAGAGTCATCTGAATAGTCATgcaaggattcacacaggagaaaaacctttcacatgtacagagtgtggaaaaagttttagaaAAAAGAGTGATCTAAaagctcatgaaaggattcacacaggagaaaaacctttcacatgtacagagtgtggaaaagaatTTACAGTaaaaagtaatctgaaaactcatgaaaggattcacacaggagaaaaacctttcacatattTATAA